In Methanooceanicella nereidis, the sequence CCTGCTCTGTGCGACTTCCGTGAGAGCCCGTAATAAAGCGATCCTTGCGTCAAGATGCGTCCCAACGCCCATGACCAGCAGCGCCGGGTCCATTAGCTCCCGGTCATCCGTGGCCGCCATGACAGTGGGTATGCCGGAATCGGTAGGAAGGTACCATAGCTTCACAAGGATATTCGCATCGCAGAACTTTTTGTACAGCTCGAACGCTATGCCGTCCTTTTCAGTGAGTATGATCTCTTTCCCGGGGTCCCTGGTGGCTTCGGCGATGGAAAGAGCGTCACGTTCCACGACTTCCATGAGCCCGTGGAATATCGCTTCCTCCATGGTATTGCCCGAGGCAAGTCCGTTCGTGTTGCTGCGGAAAAGCCTTGAGCCCGAGATCGTCTCGTATGGATGGAAGACTGCGTTGCCCGGTAAAAATAGCTCGACATCGCTTATGAGATCATAGCCGTCCACCCAGTCAAGCTTCACTCCAGACAGCAATTTTCCGGGAAGTATAAGCTTATCAGGATCGATCGCCGGACCATCTTTTGTCAGGTCCTCATAAGAGCTTATTTTAATGCGTTTACTATCAGATCTTTGATATTCCGAGGAGTATCTTTCAATGGCCTCCATCATCACTGAGACTTTCGCCTCCACCTCGGACGCGCCTTTACCTGCGTATACGGATATTGCCCCTTTTGCAGATGCCGGCCGTATTGCGGAATATACAGGTATGCCTATCCTATCAAGTCCGGATATCTCGGCGACCCTCGTCACTCCTATCCCGGGTAACAGTTTTTCGACTTTTTTCAATGTCTCCTCAGGGGGTACCACACGATGGGTATCCTTAGTATATCCTTTAGGAGTGTATTTTAGTGTTATTTTCATCTCATCACCTGATAGGGTTACTAATAGAAATATGCTGTTTTGCAATGTCCTTACTCATGTATCGCGGACTGAGACCATCGAAAAGGCATCTGTACATTTTATGAAGTAATACTTAATTAAATTGTCGTTATAGGTACGGGTGCTTGTAAAAAAGGCATCAAGATTTATACTTTTATGCAGGTATAATAACTGGAAATATTGTGTTCATCAAGTATATTAATTTGTAGAACGAACATTATGGTTGATCATCATGGAAGCCAGTGAAAGTGTAATGACCACAGACCTTAATGGTAAGCCTATAAAAGTAGGCACCACGGTGAGATATATCACCACAAGGACTGTCGGGAAGGTCATAGAC encodes:
- a CDS encoding YcaO-related McrA-glycine thioamidation protein, with amino-acid sequence MKITLKYTPKGYTKDTHRVVPPEETLKKVEKLLPGIGVTRVAEISGLDRIGIPVYSAIRPASAKGAISVYAGKGASEVEAKVSVMMEAIERYSSEYQRSDSKRIKISSYEDLTKDGPAIDPDKLILPGKLLSGVKLDWVDGYDLISDVELFLPGNAVFHPYETISGSRLFRSNTNGLASGNTMEEAIFHGLMEVVERDALSIAEATRDPGKEIILTEKDGIAFELYKKFCDANILVKLWYLPTDSGIPTVMAATDDRELMDPALLVMGVGTHLDARIALLRALTEVAQSRATQIHGAREDTNRDQISRSIGYDRMKRLNKHWYVENAEHVFLEDLPDLSTDSHKGDIEKSIEMLKNVVDNIIVTDLTRKKVGIPVVRVTIPGLEMFAIDRERIGPRCRRASSTKKVTT